In one Juglans regia cultivar Chandler chromosome 11, Walnut 2.0, whole genome shotgun sequence genomic region, the following are encoded:
- the LOC109020584 gene encoding phospho-2-dehydro-3-deoxyheptonate aldolase 1, chloroplastic, producing MALTSSSSAIPTKYFIQTQSSLLFSPKPHQPSIPVKPRLLPSISAVHAAEPAKNPIVSDKPPKQQIAPTPAPSPTTTRNAVPGTWSVDSWKTKKALQLPEYPDQQELESVLRTLDAFPPIVFAGEARSLEERLAEAAMGNAFLLQGGDCAESFKEFNANNIRDTFRILLQMGAVLMFGGQMPVVKVGRMAGQFAKPRSDPFEEKNGVKLPSYRGDNVNGDAFNEKSRIPDPQRLIRAYCQSAATLNLLRAFATGGYAAMQRVTQWNLDFTEHSEQGDRYRELANRVDEALGFMSAAGLTVDHPIMTTTEFWTSHECLLLPYEQSLTRMDSTSGLYYDCSAHFLWAGERTRQLDGAHVEFLRGIANPLGIKVSDKMDPNELVRLIEILNPQNKPGRITIITRMGAENMRVKLPHLIRAVRRAGQVVTWVSDPMHGNTIKAPCGLKTRPFDSIRAEVRAFFDVHEQEGSHPGGVHLEMTGQNVTECIGGSRTVTFDDLSSRYHTHCDPRLNASQSLELAFIIAERLRKRRIRSQQSVESFGI from the exons ATGGCTCTCACAAGCAGCAGCTCCGCGATTCccaccaaatattttattcaaactcAATCTTCTCTCCTGTTCTCCCCCAAACCCCACCAACCATCCATCCCCGTCAAGCCCAGATTACTCCCTTCTATCTCGGCTGTCCATGCTGCCGAACCCGCCAAGAACCCCATCGTCTCCGATAAGCCGCCGAAGCAGCAAATAGCACCAACCCCGGCGCCGTCCCCGACAACGACCCGCAATGCGGTTCCTGGGACGTGGAGCGTGGACAGCTGGAAGACTAAGAAGGCTCTCCAGCTGCCCGAGTACCCGGATCAGCAAGAGCTCGAGTCGGTCCTTCGGACCCTCGATGCGTTCCCTCCGATCGTGTTCGCTGGAGAGGCGAGGAGCCTTGAGGAACGGCTCGCCGAGGCCGCCATGGGCAACGCTTTTCTTCTTCAAGGCGGGGATTGCGCCGAGAGCTTCAAGGAATTCAATGCCAATAACATCCGTGACACGTTCAGAATCCTCCTCCAAATGGGTGCTGTTTTAATGTTCGGAGGTCAAATGCCTGTTGTCAAG GTGGGGAGAATGGCGGGTCAGTTTGCGAAGCCGAGATCAGACCCGTTTGAGGAGAAGAACGGTGTGAAGTTGCCTAGTTATAGGGGAGACAATGTGAACGGAGATGCTTTCAACGAGAAATCGAGGATTCCGGATCCTCAGAGATTGATTAGGGCCTACTGTCAATCTGCAGCCACTCTGAATCTTCTGAGGGCCTTCGCTACCGGAGGTTATGCTGCCATGCAAAGGGTGACCCAGTGGAATTTAGATTTCACGGAGCACAGCGAGCAGGGAGATAG GTACCGGGAACTAGCCAATCGGGTCGATGAGGCCCTTGGATTCATGTCTGCAGCTGGACTCACTGTTGACCATCCTATTATGACAACAACTGAGTTTTGGACATCCCATGAGTGCTTGCTCTTGCCATATGAGCAGTCGCTTACTAGGATGGATTCAACTTCAGGCCTTTACTATGACTGCTCTGCCCATTTTCTTTGGGCCGGGGAACGTACCAGGCAGCTGGATGGTGCCCATGTCGAGTTTCTAAGAGGGATTGCTAATCCCCTTGGCATTAAG GTCAGTGATAAGATGGATCCAAATGAGCTTGTCAGGCTCATTGAAATTTTGAACCCTCAGAACAAACCTGGGAGGATAACAATAATCACAAGAATGGGAGCTGAAAACATGAGAGTGAAACTTCCCCATCTAATTAGGGCAGTCCGCAGAGCAGGTCAAGTTGTCACATGGGTTAGTGATCCTATGCATGGAAACACAATAAAGGCTCCTTGTGGTCTCAAAACTCGCCCCTTCGATTCCATCAGG GCTGAAGTGAGAGCATTCTTTGACGTGCATGAGCAAGAAGGAAGCCACCCAGGAGGAGTTCATCTAGAGATGACGGGCCAGAACGTGACAGAGTGCATTGGTGGGTCTCGAACTGTG
- the LOC108980633 gene encoding F-box protein FBW2 — protein sequence MEEGSNYRRWDELIPDALGLIFNNLCLQETLTVIPRVCKSWRKVVVGPYCWQEIDIEEWSNRCQSDHLDQMLQMLITRSRGSLRKLCVSGLHSDMIFTFIAENAGSLQTLRLPRSEMSDPIVEKIAGKLSMITFLDVSYCGKIGARALEAIGKNCKLLVGLCRNLHPLDTAGKPMQDDEAYAIASTMPKLKHLEMAYHLISTRSVLEILSRCPELEFLDLRGCWDVKLDDKFLKEKLPKLKVLGPLVVDYYERNEWDDCSDSSDTFEYLAWEFVAGDIGDFDEDDDDDSSYYGMWDDEGRLEELELRFYEGIDYAGLYGWPPSP from the exons ATGGAAGAGGGAAGTAATTATCGGCGCTGGGACGAATTAATACCTGATGCACTGGGGCTAATCTTCAACAATCTGTGTCTCCAGGAGACACTGACAGTGATTCCCAGGGTTTGCAAATCATGGCGCAAAGTAGTGGTAGGACCTTATTGCTGGCAAGAGATAGACATTGAGGAATGGAGCAACCGATGCCAGTCGGACCATCTTGATCAGATGCTTCAGATGCTAATCACTAGAAGCCGTGGATCACTACGAAAGCTGTGTGTGTCTGGTCTCCACAGTGATATGATTTTCACTTTCATTGCAGAGAA TGCTGGCTCCCTGCAGACATTGCGGCTGCCTAGAAGCGAAATGAGCGATCCAATAGTGGAAAAGATTGCTGGTAAGCTCTCTATGATCACATTCTTGGATGTGAGCTACTGTGGTAAAATCGGTGCTCGAGCATTGGAGGCCATCGGAAAGAACTGCAAATTGCTTGTGGGGCTGTGCCGCAACTTGCACCCATTAGATACTGCAGGCAAGCCCATGCAGGATGATGAGGCATACGCCATTGCATCCACAATGCCTAAGCTCAAGCATCTTGAGATGGCTTACCATCTTATCAGCACTCGAAGCGTTCTTGAGATACTATCAAGATGTCCTGAGCTTGAATTTTTGGATTTGAGAGGGTGTTGGGATGTGAAACTTGATGACAAGTTCCTCAAGGAGAAGTTGCCAAAATTGAAGGTTTTGGGTCCCCTAGTGGTCGACTATTACGAAAGGAACGAATGGGATGATTGCTCGGATTCCTCTGATACTTTCGAGTATTTAGCCTGGGAATTTGTTGCCGGTGACATAGGAGATTTTgacgaagatgatgatgatgacagtAGTTACTATGGGATGTGGGATGATGAGGGAAGGTTGGAGGAGCTTGAGCTGAGGTTTTATGAAGGAATTGATTATGCAGGGCTTTATGGTTGGCCTCCATCTCCATAA